The genomic segment TGCCCGCGTGGGCAGCAAGCCCCTTGAGGTCGATCTGCATTCGGTAGCCGCCTGTGGCACCGGTCGTGACTTTTTCGGCTGGACCGCCATCCCAGTTGAATGCAAGCGTCGGGTTGCCGAGCAAATTGACATCGACGTGGCGTGCGCCATGCAGGCCGATTTCTTCTTGAATTGGCCAAAAGAATGTCAACGGCGGATGCGGCAAGCCGTTTCGCAAGATGGAAAGCGCTGCGGAGAGAATGACGGTTGCGCCGGCACGATCATCCGCTCCGAGGCCCGTGTTCGGATCGGCCGAGCGGACATAGTCTCCATCGATAACTGGCTTACAACCGACGCAGATGGGCACTGTGTCCATGTGGGCCATCAGCAGGCGGCGCGGCGCTTTGCGTGTGCCTGGGAGCTTGAAGATGAGGTTGCCGACTTCGCCGGGCGTGGGAGTGCGCTTGTGGGCGGTATCGAGAATGATCGCCGACTCAGGTGCTCCGGCTTTGCGGAGTTGATCCATGATGAATGAAGCTACCAGCCCTTCGTGGCCGCTTAAGCCGGGAAGCGCCGTAATTTGCAGAAAGTGGCGAAGGGCGTCGTCGAGATCTGGTTCAAAAGTGGCCGTCTGTGCCGGGGCCTTTGGTTCTCCCACGGGCGACGATTTAGCCGCGGATTTTGCGGGGCGCTTGGATTTATTGCGGGGCGGCGATTTTGTTGCCATGTTTGCGGTAGAATGAAAAAAGCCGTTCGTGTTGCCGATGAATTGTCATTTATCCTAACGTAACATGTGACCGAACGGTATTGCTGGGCTACGCCCGTCGGAAAGCGATGGAATCGGAAATCGTGGGCGTTCAATTCCCCACGGACGCGGCTTGGAGAACCTGACAACGTGCAACATCTGCTCGAACCCACCGCCTTTCGCTCGCTGGCCGACTGGCTCG from the Pirellulales bacterium genome contains:
- a CDS encoding M20/M25/M40 family metallo-hydrolase, whose translation is MATKSPPRNKSKRPAKSAAKSSPVGEPKAPAQTATFEPDLDDALRHFLQITALPGLSGHEGLVASFIMDQLRKAGAPESAIILDTAHKRTPTPGEVGNLIFKLPGTRKAPRRLLMAHMDTVPICVGCKPVIDGDYVRSADPNTGLGADDRAGATVILSAALSILRNGLPHPPLTFFWPIQEEIGLHGARHVDVNLLGNPTLAFNWDGGPAEKVTTGATGGYRMQIDLKGLAAHAGNAPENGVSAVVIASLAIAKLYHDGWHGQISKGRRTGTSNIGVIHGGDATNVVTDHVRIKAEARSHDSKFRQRIVASIEKSFYDAIKQVQSALGKRGSVIFDGRLDYESFRLSDDEPCVAAVEAIIRSVGLEPLRAISNGGLDANWMYVHGIPTVTLGCGQVNVHTTSERLDIAAFKYACRIALRLATGG